The stretch of DNA GTGGTCTCCTGTCACTCAGAAGGCTGTCCTGGGTTGCCTTAGATGGTGGTGGGAGCGTTTTAAGACAGTGAAGCCTGAAGCTGCAAGGCTTCTGATGACGAAGGCTCCACAGCTCACACATCTCTTCTTCCACCACATTCTATTGGCCAAGGAAGTTACCAAGCCAATTCTGATTCAAGATATGAACAGAAATAAACTCTTCCTGCTAGAAAGAGCTATAAAAAATTGGGTTCATATTCAACCCACTACCCTGTATAATGGAAAATACAAGtatttataagtttaaaaaagaagaatagtTTTAGGCAATGGAGTCCCTTTGACTTTGGAAAAGAATATAGCATTGGTTGAATTTAAATTATTGCTCTACCCCTTTCCTCTTATGAAACTTTGACCAAACAATTTCTCAGGCATTTTTTTATCAAATAGATAATATCTACTTCTTtaggtaaaataatatataaaatattcttaatacaTTAAGTTGCTAATACCATTATTGGAGCAACTATTAAGAGGATGAAGGAAAATTAATTCCCAACATGGAAGACTTTATTACGAAGGAGAGAATGAGCTTCCAGAAAGATGAGCACAAGTTTAAAGAGGAGCAGATGGTGAAGAGGAGCAGGAAGGGCAGGCCATACAACAGTGATAACAGATAAAATTTATCAAGCAGCAATTTTTTTGCCAATTGTTCTATACATTATCTCACTCCATTTTTCAATTCACATTGTGATGtggctattattatccccattttcactaaaaaattaaaaacttcagtGTTTTCTCAAACACACAAAGATAGTAATTGGCTAAACTAGTCTCACAATCTAgatgtgtatcttttttttaagagacagTAATCATGCTATTATGCTGTGCTAGAGGTGGGGTTGTCTGACAACACAACTGGTGACAAGTCCAATTAGAATCAGTTAAAagagtgctggctggtgtggctcagtggattgagtgctagactgcgaagcaaagggtttctggttccattcctagtcaaaacacatacctgagttgtgggccaggtccccagtagggggcgcataagaggcaaccacacattgatggttctctccttttctttcttcctgccttcccgtctctctaaatataaataaaatctttttttaaagaatcacttATAAGAGAAGAGTGAAAGCTAAAGTAGAATTGTAGGCTGAAGTCAGTCTATCAAGATGAGCTTCATCTCCAATGGTAGCCCTCAGAGTCTCTTTGGGTGGAGACTACTTATTCCCTCAATTCTGTTTAgttcaacaaatagttattggGCACTCAATGTGTACCTGGTGTTTTATTAGGAGtctgattataaaattttataatgtgaTGGggagatagatacagatatagatgtGGGTTAAAATTAAGGTTATCACAGCTGTAAAGATATACACTGGTCCATATGAGAGGTTCTGAGGGTCAGAGCAAAAGTGCTAGTGGTCAAGATGAAGAGAAGCCTTAATTGCCAAATGGGATATTTGGTGAGCAGGGGAAATGTAttcaacaagaaaattaaaactcgTTAGCTCAGAGTGATTGAATGTATGGTGTTGCTCCTAAAACAGTAAGAAATATAGGCTGATTTTTATATGCAAGCTgccccaagtgtccatcagtagatgagtggataaaacaactatgggactgTTATGGtggaatgagtggccagaggggaaataaaggcagggtcctcaccattgcaatctaacaaagaacttcaTACAGGAGGCTAAAAAGCTCACATGTTGACCCAGTAATCCTGAGCCTAGTCCATAAGGCTGCCAGGCATCCTGAAAAAGTAAACTATGATAGTGCAGGAGAGGAGAGCCCTAGAAAgtatcatctccactagctgggaaaaggaaaactttgAGATTGTACATTCATCCCAAGTCctggaagggggaaaaagaaagggccTACAGTGTCCAAAGAAAGGGCCCATAAACAATTTTGGTTAACTGCCTGCTTCCTGTCACaaatgcaaaatgaacaaataaactctGGAGCAAGATAAAGATTCATGATAACAGACCTCCACCCATACCTACGTTTGGGTAGTCACACCTCCTTCGGAAAgttggcaccacctttacccaccaatcaaAATGTATCTTTTCACTGCTGCCACACCAGCTACATAAGTCCTCAGATGAAggacttccttctctctcttggCTTTGTGGATCTCTTCCCACATGGGGGAACCCTGGCCAGCTGGCCTCTGGCCACCTTTTTTAGCCACATGGCCTCTGGACACCTGGCTTCTGACCACCCAGGTGCTACCCACCCAGCCTTTTGCCACTCAACTATTGCCACCTCTGCTCTAGATATCCTTGCTTTGCTTTCCTGTTAGAACCTAGGATTAATAAAGTTTGCTTGTATGCTAGTAGCCTTGCTGGCCTGTAATTTTTTACTGTGTTGgtgagaagaaccaagtttcCGGGACTTTCCCCCATCACAGGAtgattacacaatggaatactacttagtggtaaaaaaagaagaaaattttaccctttgtgacactatgaatggacctggagaacattatgctaagtgaaatgagccagtcagagaaagaccaataccatatgatttcactcgtatgtggaatctaatgaacaaactgaactaacaaggaaaatggggacagactcatagatggagagcaggatgacagctgtcggggtgggggtggttacagggtggagggattgagcaaataggaaaaaggactcatggatgtggacgacagtgtggtgattgcaggaggagagaggtataaggggactaaattgtaatggaaaaatatataataaatattaaatcaaaaagaagaaagaaagaaatataggCTGAGAAGCATGTTTgaaatttgagtttatttctgggcagtGTGAAATATATGTACAGACATTTCCAGGTAAGAAGTACACCAATCAGTTCCAAAGTGATACCCAATCTGGCTGTACACCTTAACAGTTCTCAGCCTATAACATAACAGTTAAATGGAAGCCCTCTGAAGCTCTGACATAATCAATCACACAGCCTCTTTGCCTTGTGAAAGGGGGGTACAGGGAAGTTGTGGAGATTCAGGGAGTGGCTTGTTTCCTATTTGTTTCAGGCAAAGCCAAAGTGCCGTATTTGACAAAATTATTCCTGCTGTTGGCATCTACATTTTAAGTTGCATAATTCCCATATCAACTATCATATACTTAAGTTGTTGTTGACAATGACAAATTGAAAAGAAGTTcctggatattttttaatttaggaccaaatgtttttattaatatttaaccaacagtaaaatgacaacaaactcacaagtatcaacaaatgaacctaaaaaaataaaagaaagaaaaacaccaaaaacaaaaactaagcaaacaattagaacagggaacagatcagagaaatggatatcacatggagggttttcagtggggaggggggaggaaggaatgggggagaaaggtacagggaaaaagaagcataactggtaggcattaaattgatggggagaggtcaaaaatgctataggaaacagagaactcagagaacttatatgtacaacccatggacatgaactaaggcaggggaatACTGGAGAGTTGaggggtgcaaggtggagggggcATAAGGGGGGgagttgggaaaactgtaataacatcatagataaaatatacttaaaatagcTGCTTCTGAGTTTTACTGGAGATTGATTCCCATGGAGAAATTCAGTCTCCAGTGGAAGACAGTACTTGAAGCACCTCAGAAAGTGTTTTATGTGTCCTCATTTACCTCCCCCATTCCCCGCAGcatctgttttcatttattctttaaatctctatccttttactttcacTTTCAGCAAATAATCTGAATACCTACTTCATGGAGAACACAATGACCCCCTACAATATCTATTTCCTCCTCCATCTGTCCACCTGTGTCATCACCCGTTCTTTAGATGACTTTGCTCGTGTGTTGTCAGATGTGGTTCCCTCCTGTTGATGCTCGCCCCTCAGCTATTCAGTGGTTAGTGTGTTCACCTTCATACCTTGTATCTCTAGAGAGTGTGGACATACAAGACATCTctgtagtttctttaaaaacatttttatcttaattatatttcaattttaacaatattttaaaatatttgggtatataaTTATTAAAGCTCATCAAAATTGGTAAGAAGTAGTCCGCATGAGGCTAGAGAAAAGTCAGTATTAACTCCAGATGCAACTACTTCAGTTCAGAGGAGGGTTGACGGAAAGATGAAGTTGTCTCCACAAGCAAGGGGATTTCAAAAGAAGCTGGAGATTTAAGATCCCAACCTCAACCCACATTTTTGCAAATGTCCTCAAACCGGATCTCAAGGCCCCACTCCTTTCCACCAGTCTCCCTGCTTTAGGATGTGTGATCTGGCAAGACCAAGCACTTAATTGGGTTACCACTCTGCAGGCTTCACATTCACTTTTCCCAATATGCAAACCGAGGAGAGAAAAGCCTTCGAAACTGCCCTGGAGCTTTCCAATCTATGTTCTTAATTGCTCATATTTTCTTCTTGCGCTCTCTGGGGGAGGCCCAAAGAGATAAAGTGGTAATTACACAACTCTGATAATCTCTATTATTTGCAAAACAACTAAATTCCTCAGCCAATCTATCATGTCTTTCCTCTCACTTGTACCTTATATTATGCTATCAAGGATGATAATGTGACAAACTGAGGAGATTCTAGTGTAAGCCATGGATTTCCCGTGCCACTTTTATCCTGGCATGGATGTTATACCTCAGCTCCTTTAAATATAAACCATTCGGCTTCAGACACCCACCCTTATGGTGCATTTCTTAGGTTAGCTTTACAAATTATTATCATCACTCAGATTTCTAACAAGAAACAGCTGGCACTCTCATGTTAAACAACTCAACAAGTGTTTATTTACCAAGGGGGTATTTTGCAAAGATGATGTAGGATGTAATGGAACCAAAGGGAACAGAACAGGGTCCCAAGATTCATAAGAGCTATTATCATCCCTCAGCCTGAGCAAATGAGAGAAAGGAGCAGTCATCAAAATCTGAAAAGAGTATGTTGAGAAGAGAAGCTAACTTGGCAGTCAAGGGACACGAACTTCCAAAAGTAACCTTAAtggaaaggaggcaggagaatGATTACCCTAACCTCACTCTTCATGTCCTGTGGGTACTCCTCATTGTCCAAACCCAACTGGAAGCTAGGAAATAAGGAAGACCACCAATGTAGTCCATTCAAGTCAGCCATCTGAGGTAGAAAGCTGAAAAGGGGAGGTGAAGACAGGATCTGGAGAGGAAACTATTTGAGGTCTGGCTCACTTCTGTTATGACATTCTTCCATGCTCCTATTTCAGCTCTTCTAGTAACTAGGATCATTGTTGGTGACTTCCATAAACACTGTGTTTCCAGATAGCCTCAAAGAGGCCCCTCCAATCTTTGCTTTTGTAGCCCTTCCAATGATTACCTAAGCCTGAAAGTCtctatattaattttctttctattaaatATACATAGAGTGGCTTCTGTTTTCCCAACCAAACATGACTAATCCAAGAATATCACCTCCCTTAAAAGAGCCTCTATCTCCAAAAAGAAAGCAATCACAGAAAAAATCCAACACTTCTTTCTCCAATTCCTCTGGTCAGAAATATGATGAGATCtgaaaagagagaatttttttcctttttgtttccttcaggaCCTGTGATATTGAATGAAAGTTCACatgaaatctgaaataaaatgcGCAGCCACAACTAAGAACATTGCATTTCAACATCAGTAGATTTCAATGTTTGTATACAACATTAAGGCAGATAGATAGAAGTTTGTTAAGACAAAATTCCTATAAAGTAGTGTtactttcttgctcttcctctctgtgtgCACCAAAATTTAGACTGCACCAAGTATGGAGAACACAACCTGAAAGAATCTTCCAGACTTGGAGACATTTATTAACTCAAGACTGAGGAGAAGTAAGGGCTGAAAGTAAGTGAATGCACTTTAGAAAATGAACTATCTGCAATTCACTCTGCAGTTAATTTTGTCATAAATTGAgacacaaggaaaggaaaaatcttatatattttgtagaaaaaTTGTGAAAGTCTGGAATCCTGTCTCAGATTCTGTCTGCTCTGTTTTCTTCCTAAATCTGATGACATTCTTCTCTGCCACACATTTCTCTTCTTGGTTCATACTTCAGTGATGTAAAGGGTTTTGCTTTCAGATACCACACATTACTTCctccaaatttattttaactacAGCTTTTATCAATGATTAGCTGATTAGCAGAGGGCAAATGAGAGCAGCTGCAGACACCTGAGTATCTCCATTCCTGCCATTGCATTAGACACTCTACATGTTTGTTGGCATACTTAACTCTCGCAACAATTATATGAGTTAGTTTAttacctttttattatttctaatttatcaGTGAGGAAATAAAGATGTAAGGTTTCTGACTAAAGCTACAAGTGGACATGAAAAAGCAAGTCTGACTGACTTTAAGTCGTTATTTACCCTTATACTTTGCCCCTTCTTCCAAGCAAAATCTGCCACCTTGGGTGGGAAGTGCTTTTTCTCTTAGTTTCTGTGAAAGTGGTATGCTTTTGTGTGTCTCTCTCCACTATGAACTGATAAATCTATGTCCTATGTTTTTTGGTCTGTATTATTCCAACTGCAGTACAGTAAGGAAAGGGATTATATTCCACCAattttttcaggaagaaaaacttACTGACTGGAGTAAATGTTGAGGATGCACTGCTAACTGCTATGTAGCACTAAGAAAGTTCCCTGGAGACAGAACTCTTTCAAGTCCTCTTTCGTGGCAATCATAAGTTGAGTTTTTACCAGTGGGTGCCACTTAAAATAACCTAGAGCCACATCCTATTTGCACAGGCCCTGTGAATTTACAGTCAGCAATGACAACTATCATTAGTTTAGgactttctttaaaacaaaaagaaagaaaactaccagTTGTTTAATTCTTAATGGAAAAACAACACAACCACAAATTGGAGCCACGAGGTAACATACAGATGAAATGGAAAGCATTCTTTTGTAACAAGCTTCCCCTTCCAAATGCCACTTGACTATGGAAGTTATTTCACTGAGACAAACAGAAGATCAAATACTGTATCTTTGATCAATTTGAAATCTCTGACTTTTGTTAAAACAGGGAATAAAAAATTTCtaatcaatgaacaaaacagcAGCAAAAATCCCTGATAAATCACTACAgatgtaattataaattttatgttaccaGTAAAGACAGTTGAGGAAtggctaggaaaaaaaaagaaagaaaaaaaaatggctagaaACTAGTGCCAAATCAAAGTGAAGGATTAAGTCCTTGGTGCTTTTCCTAAACTCCTTTTCTATAGTAGTGCCtctcaatatttttcaaaagaaagattaCTGTGAATTCATCTTATCACTCCAgttcatctctctcttttcctgtttctttccacttcaagaaataaaagggaagcaTAGTTCTGTCCAGCACCACATGGAGGACTTAGGGGATGGGAAGAGCAGGCTGCTACCCTCCTCAGGATGGAGGGGAGGATCACATGGCTTTTTCTAGGTTTAACAACTATGAACAAGGAACAAGATCAGTTGACAGCTGTGTTTTAAGTTATAGGTGTACAACTACATGGCTTAAACCCCTTATGACAAACGATAAAATTAAGTcagaatttagaaataatatttacttccaagaaaaatagaaaaagaaaagtttcaaaaCCAGAGTGTACTGATGTGTTAAGAATGCCTAATGTCCATTCAAAGTATCAAAAAGTGGGCATTTTTACCAAGGTCAATGCCTTGGTATGTATGGTTTGCAATTACTAACAGTAAGTATTGTAATATAGAGGTGCTTGTGAAAACCGgtgaagagagaaaacattggCAAGGACACAGAACAATGAGATGGTGCTTGGGGAGTAAGGCTTTGAGAAAGAAGGATAGTGTCCAGGTCTGAGGTGGATGTGTGGCCCACCATCTTGGCTCCAAGGGGGAAGAATACAATTGGCAGGATCTAAGAACAGGGCACTGCTTCAGCCTCCAAACTAGTCTCCAGTTTTCACTCCCAAGAGGATATGCTTTCCAGACTTCAACAAGGCCTCCTCCAGAGGATTGGCTTTCCGACACGTAGCAGGAACTCAGGAAACCTAAAGAATAGCGCCTATGATGGGGAAAATCCAGTATGACCAGCAACTATTTTTCCAGTGGTCCTTGCATCCATTTTCAGGTTTCAGGTCATTTGGATACACATTACCAATCTTGTACTGCTTCAGCATTTCTCTGGCATCAGAATCGTGGCCAACATCTTCAAAGCTTTCCCTTACATCTGCACTAGCTTGTTCCAACAGAACCTCTTTTGCACCAGGATGCTTGTTAAGGAAGCAGGTGATACCACACACTTGCCTGGAGATCACCAGCCATATCTCCTTGAAGGCGCAACACTTCACTACCGACTCCAAACCATAATAGGTGACAGGGTCTCCCCGACTTGCCCTGCTCGCTTGCTGTGGTTAGATTCCAAAGTTGCCTTTAGGCCTGAGATACCCTTTCTCCACCGCTGTCCTTGTTTTTCTGAGACTCTGGCTTAGGACTTAAATCACACAAAGGCTTGCTGCTCACTTATTAATGCTGCCTTACCTTATTAATTTCTAGAAACTGTTCTCATCTACGACACTTGCTCTCTAGGAGGGGAACCACtcatgtttatcttttattttccctattttccttttCACCACAAAGTGTAGTTATgaactcaaataaaaataaaggaaatccaGATATGAACACATTCTCTATTTTAGcagctaaaaatattttccacagatTGCTCCTTTGATCCaaagattttaaagtatttacaaaGGCAGCTCACTAAGCTTTGCTATAATCTCATATATCTTACCAGCTGCCGTAAAGCACCTTCTTACACGGTTTTGAATTCAAGGAGATCTTTTAATCACACTGAAAACCAAGGAAAAATTAGCTGTACTCTCATGTCACTTGAGGGCAGGCATGAAAAGTAAACAGACCCTGAAGTGTACCTGAAATCTGTTTCAGTGATAAGTTGACACCTTCCAAAGATGAAGAGACAGGGCCCACATTCCCAGACAAGGGAAGGTGAGAGGGtgtccctctgccctgtgcacctTTTGTCTTTATGTAACaagtttaaaaagacattttacagagaagagtTTGACCAAGATCTGTTTGTAACTGATTCAAAATTCTCTGCAGGTATCGGTGAAGGACAAAAAGTTCAAATTCAAGTTGAAATTGCCCTGCTTAGAAAAACTTTGTCAAGTTTTCGGTTTAGGTTTCATTCATTCCATCTTAGTAGAGAGACCTAGTGCATCCTCTACAGGAACCTGCTGCTCCGTGCGCTGGTGCAGTTGTAGATCCAGATCGGAATGGGTTTCTGGGGGTGGACTGCTTCCTGGTGCGGGCGGGGAAGACAAAGTAGAGACTTGACTCTTATGCACATTTCCCAGGTTTCTTGTCCGATTCCACTGAAAGCTCAGGTATCTGCACGACATTTTTAAACACAACAGCCTTCATTTCATACTTACTAAACAGCTAGTGCAGAAGCTAAATAAACTATGGACGGAGAATAAGTTCTTATTCTTAGGGAATTGCTACGTATTTACTCATACTCCCTTCCAAAGTAATCTAAAATGAAATGTTCCCAGtaacaaataaattatagtagTATTATATTGAGCAGCTTTATGGCTTATTGGTCATTCTTTTGGTGGTATCTCCGAACATTTCAAATAGCCACACAAAATGagttttcaaaatggaaaacagtAGTGAACATTAAAGTAATGAATTCAAAAATCAGAAGCCAGATTTATATATCAAAAAGGGTAATTTCTAACTGGTTTAAACCTCCACAGTTAATGAAAGAATGTTGTTGAAGAAATTATCACAATATCAAAAGTTACTGAtcaattatgaaaatatttgttcCCAAGGGTGATTAAAATCTTGTACAAGTGAATTTGTATATAACTCAGATATATAACTGACAAGTTGAAGCTAATTGGAcatagcaaattttaaaaattaaattgggaTATTTCAGATGACCAAGCTAAGAAAAAAgctttgttaaaaatcaaaatgtcaaGTAATAAAGTTGTTT from Phyllostomus discolor isolate MPI-MPIP mPhyDis1 chromosome 1, mPhyDis1.pri.v3, whole genome shotgun sequence encodes:
- the LOC118497086 gene encoding LOW QUALITY PROTEIN: uncharacterized protein LOC118497086 (The sequence of the model RefSeq protein was modified relative to this genomic sequence to represent the inferred CDS: inserted 2 bases in 2 codons), with the translated sequence MSCRYLSFQWNRTRNLGNVHKSQVSTLSSPPAPGSSPPPETHSDLDLQLHQRTEQQVPVEDALARVSEKQGQRWRKGISGLKATLESNHSKRAGQVGETXVTYYGLESVVKCCAFKEIWLVISRQVCGITCFLNKHPGAKEVLLEQASADVRESFEDVGHDSDAREMLKQYKIGNVYPNDLKPENGCKDHWKNSCWSYWIFPIIGAIXLGFLSSCYVSESQSSGGGLVEVWKAYPLGSENWRLVWRLKQCPVLRSCQLYSSPLEPRWWATHPPQTWTLSFFLKALLPKHHLIVLCPCQCFLSSPVFTSTSILQYLLLVIANHTYQGIDLGKNAHFLIL